One region of Sphingomonas abietis genomic DNA includes:
- a CDS encoding TonB-dependent receptor yields MSNPSIRAAALAAAATCAFALISSAHAQDSAPADAAGASSAQLGEIVVTAERRSENLQKVPISVGVISGAGLRDFQAGGDDTLLSLSGRVPSLYVESTTGRIFPRFYIRGLGNIDFYLGASQPVSIIQDDVVLEHVVLKSNPAFDIQQVEVLRGPQGSLFGRNTTAGIIKFDTMKPTQDFEGRASATYGSYNTVNIDAGVGGPIIADKLAFRVSALYQHRDNWVDNTYTGTSLDGTRTNRKDALGGFDERDVRLQFLLTPTDNLSILASGHARDYAGTSTIFYRQSIVKGTNAVPADFDRSKVALDEGDGNPQHYWTYGGSLNVANDFGGVKLTSITAYETSHGYSRGDTDGGAASDYPVGGAPNGYGESQGRLRSLGQLTEEVRLASDNDGRLKWQVGGIYFDSRDHTEFDQRAYFLNGALHNPNNWVLLHDVNTSWGIFGQASYKLTDRLTITGGVRETNDTKKTRLLKTANSIANVSTYKGRTYVRLSDTKPSWDVSALYEITPNVSLYGRIARGFRGPTIQGRSAVFNSDFTTANSETNTSYEGGIKSSFFDNRLRLNVTGFTYVVKDIQLNGNDENGNGVLFNADKAKAYGMEAEAEVRPVRNLTLTAGLSLLHTEIDDKNVYAQVCALNGVVVCTVENPTVKVGSNVFAQINGNPLPNAPKYNVDLTARYDLPIGPGKAFVATDWNIQGYTSYVAYKAKEFSSSGNFEGGLKVGYQLKDYELAVFARNITNEKNLKGVIDNYMAGVYNDPRIIGVSLSAKLR; encoded by the coding sequence GTGTCCAATCCATCGATCCGCGCGGCCGCGCTTGCGGCCGCCGCGACTTGCGCGTTCGCCTTGATATCTTCCGCTCATGCCCAGGATAGCGCGCCGGCCGATGCCGCCGGCGCCTCCAGTGCGCAGCTCGGAGAGATCGTCGTCACCGCCGAGCGCCGCTCGGAAAATCTCCAGAAGGTGCCGATCTCGGTCGGCGTCATCAGCGGCGCGGGCCTGCGCGATTTCCAGGCGGGCGGCGACGACACCTTGCTGTCGCTTTCGGGCCGGGTGCCGAGCCTCTACGTCGAATCGACGACCGGCCGCATCTTCCCGCGCTTCTACATCCGCGGCCTCGGCAACATCGATTTCTATCTCGGCGCCTCGCAGCCGGTGTCGATCATCCAGGACGATGTCGTCCTCGAGCATGTCGTGCTGAAGTCGAACCCGGCGTTCGACATCCAGCAGGTCGAGGTGCTGCGCGGCCCGCAGGGCTCGCTGTTCGGCCGCAACACCACCGCCGGCATCATCAAGTTCGACACGATGAAGCCGACCCAGGATTTCGAAGGCCGCGCCAGCGCGACCTATGGCAGCTACAACACGGTGAACATCGATGCCGGCGTCGGCGGCCCGATCATCGCCGACAAGCTCGCCTTCCGCGTGTCCGCGCTCTACCAGCATCGCGACAATTGGGTGGACAACACGTACACCGGCACGTCGCTGGACGGCACCCGCACCAACCGCAAGGACGCGCTCGGCGGCTTCGACGAGCGGGACGTTCGCCTCCAGTTCCTGCTGACGCCGACCGACAATCTCTCGATCCTGGCCTCGGGCCATGCCCGCGATTATGCCGGCACCTCGACGATCTTCTACCGCCAGTCGATCGTGAAGGGGACCAACGCCGTGCCCGCCGACTTCGATCGCAGCAAGGTCGCGCTCGACGAGGGCGACGGCAACCCGCAGCATTATTGGACCTATGGCGGCTCGCTCAACGTCGCCAATGATTTCGGCGGCGTGAAGCTGACCTCGATCACCGCCTATGAGACCAGCCACGGCTATAGCCGGGGCGACACCGATGGCGGCGCGGCCAGCGACTATCCGGTCGGCGGCGCGCCCAACGGCTATGGCGAGTCGCAGGGCCGGCTGCGCAGCCTCGGCCAGCTGACCGAGGAGGTCCGCCTCGCCAGCGACAATGACGGTCGCCTGAAATGGCAGGTCGGCGGCATCTATTTCGACTCGCGCGACCATACCGAGTTCGATCAGCGCGCCTATTTCCTGAACGGTGCCCTGCACAACCCGAACAACTGGGTGCTGCTGCACGACGTCAACACCTCATGGGGCATCTTCGGCCAGGCCAGCTACAAGCTGACCGACCGGCTGACGATCACCGGCGGCGTGCGCGAGACCAACGACACCAAGAAGACGCGGCTGCTCAAGACCGCCAATTCGATCGCCAACGTCTCGACCTACAAGGGCCGCACCTATGTGCGCCTGTCCGACACCAAGCCGAGCTGGGACGTCAGCGCGCTCTACGAGATCACGCCCAATGTCAGCCTCTACGGCCGCATCGCGCGCGGCTTCCGCGGGCCGACCATCCAGGGCCGGTCGGCGGTGTTCAATTCCGACTTCACCACCGCGAACTCGGAAACCAACACCTCCTACGAGGGCGGCATCAAGTCGAGCTTCTTCGACAACCGCCTGCGCCTGAACGTCACCGGCTTCACCTATGTGGTGAAGGACATCCAGCTCAACGGCAATGACGAGAATGGCAATGGCGTGCTGTTCAACGCCGACAAGGCCAAGGCTTACGGCATGGAGGCCGAGGCGGAAGTGCGCCCGGTTCGCAACCTGACGCTGACCGCCGGGCTCAGCCTGCTCCACACCGAGATCGACGACAAGAATGTCTATGCGCAGGTCTGCGCGCTCAACGGCGTGGTGGTCTGCACCGTCGAGAATCCGACGGTGAAGGTCGGCTCGAACGTGTTCGCGCAGATCAACGGCAATCCGCTGCCGAATGCGCCGAAATATAATGTCGACCTGACCGCGCGCTACGACCTGCCGATCGGCCCCGGCAAGGCGTTCGTCGCGACCGACTGGAACATCCAGGGCTACACCAGCTATGTCGCCTACAAGGCCAAGGAATTCTCCTCGAGCGGCAATTTCGAAGGCGGCCTCAAGGTCGGCTACCAGCTCAAGGATTATGAGCTGGCGGTGTTCGCCCGTAACATCACCAACGAGAAGAACCTCAAGGGCGTGATCGATAACTATATGGCGGGCGTCTACAACGATCCCCGCATCATCGGCGTCTCGCTCAGCGCCAAGCTGCGCTGA
- a CDS encoding TonB-dependent siderophore receptor — MLRSIARAPLLAGAATALLMPFAAAHAADTVADTAADASAVAGPDASEIVVTGDKPATVASAATKTSAPILETPQSISVIDASEIKDLGLQNLNQALRYVAGVTPETRGAGAEVYDQFTLRGFDAPVFLDGLKEFTSASGYASQQVDVSRLDRVEILKGPSGALYGQSGPGGLVDEQSKLPLDRAFYGAVSGTYGNYSLYRVDADVGGRVGQNVLWRLYGSANGADTQQTYGTRARQTISGAVTLGSGSSTSFTVLGNYSHDPRNGNYSVEPTLGTLVTNPAGKIPTNFYGGEPGDYFSRSQASLTYIFKHDFGSGWAFRSSGRYQYVKSDLGIVYTGGTQSDYYSGAAASTAPTDYSRYSYATREQLNDWTFDNQLTGSFDTGPLHHSILLGVDRQVAHSNELYAFGGATSIDPFDPVYGTMATPANPYQVLTYAGVGYGDPSRAETQTRQQGVYAQDQISVGDLRVTVSGRQDWARAQSTVTTAGVTTTTLQHDHKFTYRVGALYVTKIGLAPYVSYSTSFEPQAQQLAGGGLAKPSFGKQIEAGLKYQVPGTSILVTGAWFHIDQTNVVESNPITFLAYQAGKVRSRGVEIEASAPLPYGFNTKIAFSRQSVKVLENSADPKSVGQGLDGVGRGGITAYLDWSPKSGPLLGLTVGGDVRHVDSVYADFYQSPADYAAGSSGTALRTPAVTLFDALIRYDLGKANARLDGVTVGINSTNLFDKKYLTSCLAQYGWCWYGQRRTVQGTIGFKF; from the coding sequence ATGTTGAGATCGATCGCGCGTGCCCCCCTCCTCGCCGGAGCCGCCACCGCGCTGTTGATGCCGTTCGCGGCCGCCCATGCTGCCGACACTGTCGCCGATACCGCCGCCGATGCCTCGGCCGTCGCCGGCCCCGATGCGAGCGAGATCGTCGTCACCGGCGACAAGCCCGCCACCGTCGCGTCGGCCGCCACCAAGACCAGCGCGCCGATCCTCGAGACGCCGCAGTCGATCAGCGTCATCGACGCCTCCGAGATCAAGGATCTCGGCCTCCAGAATCTCAACCAGGCGCTGCGCTACGTCGCCGGCGTGACCCCCGAGACGCGGGGTGCCGGCGCCGAGGTCTACGACCAGTTCACGCTGCGCGGCTTCGATGCGCCGGTCTTCCTCGACGGGCTCAAGGAGTTCACCAGCGCGAGCGGCTATGCCTCGCAGCAGGTCGACGTCTCGCGGCTCGACCGGGTCGAGATCCTCAAGGGCCCGTCGGGCGCGCTCTATGGCCAGTCGGGCCCGGGTGGGCTGGTCGACGAGCAGAGCAAGCTGCCGCTCGATCGCGCCTTCTATGGTGCCGTCTCGGGCACCTACGGCAATTACAGCCTCTATCGGGTCGATGCCGATGTCGGCGGTCGGGTCGGGCAGAATGTGCTGTGGCGCCTCTATGGCAGCGCCAACGGTGCCGACACCCAGCAGACCTACGGCACGCGCGCGCGGCAGACCATCTCCGGCGCGGTGACGCTCGGCTCCGGTTCGTCGACCAGCTTCACGGTGCTCGGCAATTATTCGCACGATCCGCGCAACGGCAATTACAGCGTCGAGCCGACGCTGGGCACGCTGGTCACCAACCCGGCGGGCAAGATCCCGACCAACTTCTACGGCGGCGAGCCGGGCGACTATTTCAGCCGCTCGCAGGCCAGCCTCACCTATATCTTCAAGCATGATTTCGGCAGCGGCTGGGCGTTCCGCTCCTCGGGCCGCTATCAATATGTGAAGAGCGACCTGGGCATCGTCTACACCGGCGGCACCCAGTCCGACTATTATAGCGGCGCGGCCGCGAGCACCGCGCCGACCGACTATAGCCGCTACTCCTACGCCACGCGCGAGCAGCTCAACGACTGGACCTTCGACAACCAGCTGACCGGCAGCTTCGATACCGGCCCGCTCCACCACAGCATCCTGTTGGGGGTCGATCGCCAGGTCGCGCATTCGAACGAGCTCTATGCGTTCGGCGGTGCCACCAGCATCGATCCGTTCGATCCGGTCTACGGCACGATGGCCACGCCCGCGAACCCGTATCAGGTGCTCACCTATGCGGGCGTCGGCTATGGCGACCCCTCGCGGGCCGAAACCCAGACCCGCCAGCAGGGCGTCTATGCGCAGGACCAGATCTCGGTCGGCGATCTGCGCGTGACGGTGAGCGGCCGGCAGGACTGGGCACGCGCGCAGTCGACCGTGACGACCGCCGGCGTGACGACCACCACGCTCCAGCACGACCACAAATTCACCTACCGGGTCGGCGCGCTGTACGTCACCAAGATCGGCCTGGCGCCCTATGTCAGCTACTCGACCTCGTTCGAGCCGCAGGCCCAGCAGCTCGCGGGCGGCGGCCTCGCCAAGCCCTCCTTCGGCAAGCAGATCGAGGCGGGCCTGAAATATCAGGTGCCCGGCACGTCCATCCTCGTCACCGGCGCCTGGTTCCACATCGACCAGACCAACGTCGTCGAGAGCAACCCGATCACCTTCCTCGCCTATCAGGCCGGCAAGGTGCGCTCGCGCGGCGTCGAGATCGAGGCCAGCGCCCCGCTGCCCTATGGCTTCAACACCAAGATCGCGTTCAGCCGCCAGAGCGTGAAGGTGCTCGAGAACAGCGCCGATCCGAAGTCGGTCGGCCAGGGGCTCGACGGCGTCGGCCGCGGCGGCATCACCGCCTATCTCGACTGGTCGCCCAAGTCCGGCCCGCTGTTGGGGCTGACCGTCGGCGGCGACGTCCGCCATGTCGACAGCGTCTATGCCGATTTCTACCAGTCGCCGGCCGATTATGCGGCCGGATCGTCGGGCACGGCGCTGCGCACCCCCGCCGTCACCCTGTTCGACGCGCTGATCCGCTACGATCTCGGCAAGGCCAATGCGCGGCTCGACGGCGTCACCGTCGGGATCAACAGCACCAACCTGTTCGACAAGAAGTATCTGACCAGCTGCCTCGCCCAATATGGCTGGTGCTGGTACGGCCAGCGCCGCACCGTGCAGGGCACGATCGGCTTCAAGTTCTGA
- a CDS encoding sugar porter family MFS transporter, with amino-acid sequence MADTASGSPGTEPSLLNPALLACIVTAALAGLLFGFDTAVISGTTDALTKQYHLDPTWLGITVSSALWGTLVGALFAGIPGDRFGSRDTLRVLALFYVVAGLGCAFAWSWGSLMAFRVIAGLAVGGSSVLAPVYISEIAPPSKRGGLVAAFQFNVIFGILLAYISNAIIASLHLGADEWRWKFGVAAVPALVFMLLLFRIPNSPRWLVGRGEEAQAKQSLAQIGMKPAQVEREIGEFRDSFASDHQRGGEQTGGEKLSWSRHAKPIMLAVMVAGFNQLSGINALLYYLNDIFTAAGGALSPDMQAIIIGVVNAAFTALGMLLIDRLGRKTLLLIGSVGMAACLAVAGLAMGGILPKPLVLYALIGFIAFFAPSTGAVIWVYISEVFPTPVRGRGSAIGASTHWGLNAVIAAIFPTVAAMSASLPFLFFAVMMAVQFVVVLVYFPETKGVPLEEMEKKLGVSMR; translated from the coding sequence ATGGCGGACACGGCAAGTGGCAGTCCGGGGACGGAACCATCGCTCCTCAATCCGGCGTTGCTCGCCTGTATCGTCACCGCCGCATTGGCCGGTCTGCTGTTCGGCTTCGACACCGCCGTGATCTCCGGCACCACCGATGCGCTGACCAAGCAATATCATCTCGATCCGACCTGGCTCGGCATCACCGTCTCCTCCGCGCTGTGGGGCACCTTGGTCGGCGCGCTGTTCGCCGGCATCCCCGGCGATCGCTTCGGCAGCCGCGACACGCTGCGCGTGCTCGCGCTCTTCTATGTGGTCGCCGGCCTCGGCTGCGCCTTCGCCTGGAGCTGGGGTTCGCTGATGGCGTTCCGCGTCATCGCGGGCCTCGCGGTCGGCGGCTCGTCGGTGCTGGCGCCGGTCTATATCTCGGAGATCGCGCCGCCGTCGAAGCGCGGCGGACTCGTCGCCGCGTTCCAGTTCAACGTCATCTTCGGCATCCTGCTCGCCTATATCTCGAACGCGATCATCGCCTCGCTGCATCTCGGCGCGGACGAGTGGCGCTGGAAATTCGGTGTCGCCGCGGTGCCCGCCCTGGTGTTCATGCTGCTGCTGTTCCGCATCCCCAACAGCCCGCGCTGGCTGGTCGGCCGCGGCGAGGAGGCGCAGGCGAAGCAGTCGCTCGCGCAGATCGGCATGAAACCCGCGCAGGTCGAGCGCGAGATCGGCGAATTCCGCGACAGCTTCGCGAGCGACCACCAGCGCGGCGGCGAACAGACTGGCGGCGAAAAGCTGTCCTGGTCGCGCCACGCCAAGCCGATCATGCTGGCGGTGATGGTGGCCGGCTTCAACCAGCTGTCGGGCATCAACGCGCTGCTTTACTATCTCAACGACATCTTCACGGCGGCCGGCGGCGCGCTCTCGCCGGATATGCAGGCGATCATCATCGGCGTCGTCAACGCCGCCTTCACCGCGCTCGGTATGCTGCTGATCGACCGGCTCGGCCGCAAGACGCTGCTGCTGATCGGATCGGTGGGCATGGCGGCGTGCCTCGCGGTCGCCGGGCTGGCGATGGGCGGCATCCTGCCCAAGCCCCTGGTGCTCTACGCGCTGATCGGCTTCATCGCCTTCTTCGCGCCGAGCACCGGCGCGGTGATCTGGGTCTATATCAGCGAGGTGTTCCCGACGCCGGTGCGCGGCCGCGGCAGCGCGATCGGCGCCTCCACCCATTGGGGCCTGAACGCGGTGATCGCGGCGATCTTCCCCACCGTGGCGGCGATGTCGGCGAGCCTGCCCTTCCTGTTCTTCGCGGTGATGATGGCGGTGCAGTTCGTGGTGGTGCTGGTCTATTTCCCCGAGACCAAGGGCGTGCCGCTGGAAGAGATGGAGAAAAAACTCGGCGTGTCGATGCGGTGA
- a CDS encoding DUF885 domain-containing protein, with protein sequence MRRALILLPLLIAAAPASQRPAADWNARFLTLSNDEYLWRLADAGQSTGEGPAAIMSPHLPDVSPAAQAVRTAKWAGVLKQLDAIPQASLTPENRVNYAVYRGQIEALLAEQQFREWEKPVNSDSPFWQVGIDAKPLRSDQEYQNYIAQMGETPRYFDQQIANMKAGEARGFTPPQATIVGRDGSIASVAEAKKAEDTGYWGPFETMPHNIPAARQEQLRAQARAVIMAKVVPAYAKLLSYWKDDYFPHANPVLAAEKLPDGKAYYTSKIREFTTLDMTPDQIHAYGLQQVASIHAEMLAVMQQTGFKGDFPAFLQYLRTDPQFYAKTPQALLDRAAWAAKMFDGKASTWFGHLPRRRFAIVPVPADIAPTYTSARGGNGIYLVNTYDLPSRPLYQLTALTLHESAPGHAFQIPLAAENKDQPRYRKEGYISAYGEGWALYCERLGDEMGMYQTPYEKFGMLSFQMWRASRLVVDTGVHHLGWTRAQAQQFLHDNTALADHDIETEVDRYISWPGQALSYYLGEMTIRNDRARAEKALGAKFNIRAFHDAMLQLGSVPMSVVDARTDQFIADGGKGPYPDEE encoded by the coding sequence ATGCGCCGTGCCCTGATCCTGTTGCCGCTGCTGATCGCGGCGGCACCCGCTTCCCAACGCCCCGCGGCCGACTGGAACGCGCGCTTCCTGACGCTGTCCAACGACGAATATCTCTGGCGTCTGGCGGATGCCGGCCAATCGACCGGCGAGGGGCCGGCCGCGATCATGTCGCCGCATCTGCCCGATGTTTCGCCGGCGGCGCAGGCGGTGCGCACCGCGAAATGGGCGGGCGTGCTCAAGCAGCTCGATGCGATCCCGCAAGCCTCGCTCACGCCCGAGAACCGGGTCAATTATGCCGTCTATCGCGGCCAGATCGAGGCGTTGCTCGCCGAACAGCAATTCCGCGAGTGGGAGAAGCCGGTCAATTCGGATTCACCCTTCTGGCAGGTCGGCATCGACGCCAAGCCGCTGCGTTCCGATCAGGAATATCAGAATTACATCGCCCAGATGGGCGAGACGCCGCGCTATTTCGACCAGCAGATCGCCAATATGAAGGCGGGCGAGGCGCGTGGCTTCACCCCGCCCCAGGCGACGATCGTGGGGCGCGACGGTTCGATCGCCTCGGTCGCGGAGGCGAAGAAGGCGGAGGATACCGGCTATTGGGGCCCTTTCGAGACGATGCCCCACAACATCCCCGCCGCCCGCCAGGAGCAGCTGCGCGCGCAGGCGCGGGCGGTGATCATGGCCAAGGTGGTGCCGGCCTACGCCAAGCTGCTCAGCTATTGGAAGGACGATTACTTCCCCCATGCCAATCCGGTGCTGGCGGCCGAGAAGCTGCCCGACGGCAAGGCTTATTACACCAGCAAGATCCGCGAATTCACGACGCTGGACATGACGCCGGACCAGATCCACGCTTATGGCCTGCAACAGGTCGCGTCGATCCATGCCGAGATGCTGGCGGTGATGCAGCAGACCGGCTTCAAGGGCGATTTCCCGGCTTTCCTCCAATATCTCCGCACCGATCCCCAATTCTACGCCAAGACCCCGCAGGCGCTGCTCGATCGCGCGGCGTGGGCGGCCAAGATGTTCGACGGCAAGGCCTCGACCTGGTTCGGCCATCTGCCCCGCCGCCGCTTCGCGATCGTGCCGGTGCCGGCCGATATCGCGCCGACCTATACGTCGGCGCGCGGCGGGAACGGCATCTATCTGGTCAACACCTATGATCTGCCGAGCCGGCCGCTCTACCAGCTGACCGCGCTGACCCTGCACGAGAGCGCGCCGGGCCACGCCTTCCAGATCCCGCTCGCGGCCGAGAACAAGGATCAACCGCGCTATCGCAAGGAGGGCTATATCTCGGCCTATGGCGAGGGCTGGGCGCTCTATTGCGAGCGGCTCGGCGACGAGATGGGGATGTACCAGACGCCCTATGAGAAGTTCGGGATGCTGAGCTTCCAGATGTGGCGCGCATCGCGGCTGGTGGTCGATACCGGCGTCCACCATCTCGGCTGGACGCGCGCGCAGGCCCAGCAATTCCTCCACGACAACACCGCGCTCGCCGATCACGACATCGAGACCGAGGTGGATCGCTACATCTCATGGCCGGGGCAGGCGCTGAGCTATTATCTCGGCGAGATGACGATCCGCAACGATCGCGCACGGGCCGAAAAGGCGCTGGGGGCGAAGTTCAACATCCGCGCCTTCCACGATGCGATGCTGCAGCTGGGATCGGTGCCGATGAGCGTGGTCGATGCGCGCACCGACCAGTTCATCGCGGACGGCGGCAAGGGCCCCTATCCCGACGAGGAATAA
- a CDS encoding PaaI family thioesterase — MSVQDRPAAGSGFDVTAAARMVATFGHNGALGCRFLEHGADWAELALDYREDLIGDEETGVLASGPIIALMDMATSMSVWIRRGAFRPQATLDLRIDYLRGAVPGRTVIGRGECYRLSRRVAFVRGQAHDGDPADPIAHVTGTFMMTDEA; from the coding sequence ATGAGTGTACAGGACAGACCCGCCGCCGGATCCGGCTTCGACGTCACGGCCGCCGCGCGGATGGTCGCCACCTTCGGCCATAATGGTGCGCTCGGCTGCCGCTTCCTCGAACATGGCGCCGACTGGGCCGAACTCGCGCTCGATTATCGCGAAGACCTGATCGGCGACGAGGAGACCGGCGTGCTCGCCTCCGGCCCGATCATCGCGCTGATGGACATGGCGACCAGCATGTCGGTGTGGATCCGGCGCGGCGCCTTCCGCCCGCAGGCGACGCTGGACCTGCGGATCGACTATCTGCGCGGCGCCGTGCCCGGCAGGACAGTGATCGGGCGCGGCGAATGCTATCGCCTGTCCCGCCGCGTCGCCTTCGTGCGCGGGCAGGCGCATGACGGCGATCCGGCCGATCCGATCGCCCATGTCACCGGCACTTTCATGATGACGGACGAAGCATGA
- the pyrC gene encoding dihydroorotase, with translation MTQRITIRRPDDWHVHLRDGDILHAVAGFTARQFARAIVMPNLTPPVTSIAAAEAYRGRIMDALPADSGFTPLMTCYLTDGADAAEIARGYASGAFAACKLYPAHATTNSAHGVTDIRKLTDVLETMQRIGMPLLIHGEVTDRHVDIFDREAVFIETILAPLVRDYPALKIVLEHITTAEAADFVMGAGPQIAATVTPQHMIINRNAIFDGGIRPHAYCLPVAKREQHRLAVRRAVVSGSPKFFLGTDSAPHGVGRKEAACGCAGIFNAPYALESYAQVFDEDGALDRLEGFASEHGPRFYGLPLNEGTVTLERSGTAVPDLIGEGATAVVPFHAGETLAWRVVD, from the coding sequence ATGACTCAGCGTATCACGATCCGCCGCCCCGACGACTGGCATGTCCACCTGCGCGACGGCGACATACTGCATGCGGTGGCGGGCTTCACCGCGCGCCAGTTCGCCCGCGCGATCGTGATGCCCAACCTCACCCCGCCGGTCACCAGCATCGCCGCCGCCGAGGCCTATCGCGGCCGTATCATGGACGCGCTGCCGGCCGACAGCGGCTTCACCCCGCTGATGACCTGCTACCTCACCGACGGCGCCGACGCCGCCGAGATCGCGCGCGGCTATGCAAGCGGCGCCTTCGCCGCCTGCAAGCTCTACCCGGCGCACGCCACCACCAATTCCGCCCATGGCGTCACCGACATCCGCAAGCTGACCGACGTGCTGGAGACGATGCAGCGGATCGGGATGCCGCTGCTGATCCATGGCGAGGTGACCGATCGCCATGTCGACATCTTTGATCGCGAGGCGGTGTTCATCGAGACCATCCTGGCGCCGCTGGTGCGCGACTATCCCGCGCTCAAGATCGTGCTGGAGCATATCACCACCGCCGAAGCCGCCGATTTCGTGATGGGCGCCGGCCCGCAGATCGCCGCGACCGTCACCCCGCAGCACATGATCATCAACCGCAACGCGATCTTCGACGGCGGCATCCGGCCGCACGCTTATTGCCTGCCCGTCGCCAAGCGCGAGCAGCACCGCCTCGCCGTGCGCCGCGCGGTGGTGTCGGGCTCGCCGAAATTCTTCCTGGGTACGGACAGCGCGCCGCACGGCGTCGGCCGCAAGGAGGCCGCCTGCGGCTGCGCCGGCATCTTCAACGCGCCCTATGCGCTCGAAAGCTATGCGCAGGTGTTCGACGAGGATGGCGCGCTCGATCGGCTGGAGGGCTTCGCCTCGGAGCATGGCCCGCGCTTCTACGGCCTGCCGCTGAACGAGGGCACCGTCACGCTGGAGCGCAGCGGCACCGCCGTGCCCGACCTGATCGGCGAAGGTGCTACGGCGGTGGTGCCCTTCCATGCCGGCGAGACGCTGGCGTGGCGGGTCGTGGACTGA
- the xylB gene encoding xylulokinase, with protein sequence MYLGIDIGTSGVKALLLGEDGAIAGQAVAPLTVSRPHPLWSEQAPADWWRAVEQAVADLDAGLRRKVRGIGLSGQMHGAVALGADDGVLRPAILWNDGRSQPQCAELTRIEPRTPQITGNAVLAGFTAPKLLWLRENEPDLFAAIRTLLLPKDWVRLRMTGEKISDMSDASGTLWLDVAKRRWSPAMLAACGLDEAMMPALCEGSAASATLSAEVAARWGMEPVPVAGGGGDNAAGAVGLGVVDPGQTFLSLGTSGVIFTVTEGFRPDPDAAVHAFAHAVPDRWHRMSVMLSAASCLDWGVALTGLRDVPALLELSLKADERSDLLFLPYLSGERTPHANPAAQGVFFGLTGATGQAELARAVLEGVAMGLRDGLDALTDATTPIEEISMAGGGSRSDAWGRVIAAALERPLLWREGGDIGPALGAARLGRLAAGDGGIAEVCTPPAMTARVDPDPALVERMREKQGRFRALYAAVDGLWPGVA encoded by the coding sequence ATGTATCTCGGCATCGATATCGGCACGTCCGGGGTGAAGGCACTGCTGCTGGGCGAGGATGGCGCGATTGCCGGGCAGGCGGTGGCGCCGCTCACCGTCTCGCGGCCGCATCCGCTCTGGTCCGAACAGGCGCCGGCGGATTGGTGGCGGGCGGTCGAGCAGGCGGTCGCTGATCTTGATGCGGGGCTGCGCCGGAAGGTGCGCGGCATCGGCCTGTCGGGGCAGATGCACGGCGCGGTGGCGCTGGGCGCGGACGACGGGGTGCTGCGCCCGGCGATCCTGTGGAATGACGGGCGCTCGCAGCCGCAATGCGCCGAACTGACGCGGATCGAGCCGCGCACGCCGCAGATCACCGGCAATGCCGTGCTGGCGGGCTTCACCGCACCGAAGCTGCTGTGGCTGCGCGAGAACGAACCCGATCTGTTCGCCGCGATCCGCACCCTGCTGCTGCCCAAGGACTGGGTGCGCCTGCGGATGACCGGCGAGAAGATCTCCGACATGTCGGATGCGAGCGGCACGCTGTGGCTGGACGTGGCCAAGCGGCGCTGGTCGCCGGCAATGCTGGCCGCGTGCGGGCTGGACGAGGCAATGATGCCGGCGCTGTGCGAGGGCAGCGCGGCCTCCGCGACGCTGTCGGCCGAGGTCGCGGCGCGCTGGGGGATGGAACCGGTGCCGGTCGCCGGTGGCGGCGGCGACAATGCGGCCGGCGCGGTCGGCCTCGGCGTGGTCGATCCGGGGCAGACCTTCCTGTCGCTCGGCACCTCGGGCGTGATCTTCACCGTCACCGAGGGCTTCCGGCCCGATCCCGATGCCGCCGTCCACGCCTTCGCCCATGCCGTGCCCGATCGCTGGCATCGCATGTCGGTAATGCTCTCGGCCGCATCCTGCCTCGACTGGGGGGTGGCGCTGACCGGGCTGCGCGACGTGCCGGCTTTGCTGGAGCTGTCCCTGAAGGCCGACGAGCGATCGGACCTGCTGTTCCTCCCCTATCTGTCCGGCGAGCGGACCCCGCATGCCAATCCGGCGGCGCAGGGGGTGTTCTTCGGGCTGACCGGCGCCACCGGCCAGGCCGAGCTGGCGCGCGCGGTACTGGAGGGCGTCGCGATGGGGCTGCGCGACGGCCTCGATGCGCTGACCGACGCGACCACGCCGATCGAGGAGATCAGCATGGCCGGCGGCGGATCGCGCTCGGATGCGTGGGGGCGGGTGATCGCCGCCGCGCTCGAACGGCCGCTGCTGTGGCGGGAGGGTGGCGACATCGGCCCGGCGCTGGGTGCGGCGCGCCTCGGCCGGCTGGCGGCGGGCGACGGCGGCATCGCCGAGGTCTGCACGCCGCCGGCGATGACGGCGCGGGTCGATCCCGATCCGGCGCTGGTCGAGCGGATGCGCGAGAAGCAGGGGCGCTTCCGGGCACTCTATGCGGCGGTCGATGGACTGTGGCCGGGCGTCGCCTGA